In Methanobacterium paludis, the following proteins share a genomic window:
- a CDS encoding 50S ribosomal protein L14, translating into MKAIPSNVTKALPIGARLQCVDNTGAREIEIISVKGYKGVRRRLASAGVGDMVVISVKKGTVDMRREVTTAVVVRQKKEFRRADGLRVKFDDNAAVIVTPEGLLKGSEVRGPVAKEAADRWPAIGSAASIIV; encoded by the coding sequence ATGAAGGCTATTCCATCTAATGTTACAAAAGCACTGCCAATAGGTGCAAGACTTCAGTGCGTGGACAACACAGGTGCAAGGGAAATTGAAATCATATCCGTCAAAGGATACAAAGGTGTTAGACGACGACTTGCATCTGCAGGTGTCGGTGACATGGTAGTGATCTCAGTTAAAAAAGGTACAGTTGACATGAGAAGAGAGGTCACAACAGCTGTTGTGGTAAGGCAGAAAAAAGAATTTAGAAGGGCAGACGGTTTAAGGGTCAAATTTGATGATAATGCAGCTGTCATAGTAACCCCCGAAGGTTTGTTGAAAGGTTCCGAAGTAAGGGGACCTGTTGCAAAAGAAGCAGCTGACAGATGGCCTGCAATAGGAAGCGCTGCCAGTATAATAGTTTAA
- the rpl4p gene encoding 50S ribosomal protein L4 yields the protein MEKIKVYSLEGEVIEEIELPEIFMEEFRPDLIKRAVISSQTARIQPWGANPRAGMRTTAKSLGSGRGAAMVPRVKGSRHPAASKAARIPQSTGGRKAHPPKTERIIHEKINRKERRLAIRSAVAATANRDIVERRGHRIANLPQIPFVVDDELATVKRTKETREIFEKLGIMDDVVRAKTGHKIRAGRGKTRGRKYKNPKGPLVVVGEDKGISLGARNHAGVDVVVVDNLNAELLAPGTHPGRLTIYTKSAVEKLGELFKQ from the coding sequence ATGGAGAAGATCAAGGTTTATTCATTGGAAGGCGAAGTCATAGAAGAAATTGAGCTTCCTGAAATTTTCATGGAAGAGTTCAGACCTGACCTTATAAAAAGGGCAGTTATATCATCACAAACAGCAAGGATACAGCCATGGGGAGCAAACCCTCGGGCAGGTATGAGGACAACTGCAAAGTCATTAGGTTCCGGCCGTGGTGCAGCAATGGTCCCACGTGTAAAAGGATCAAGACATCCTGCAGCTTCCAAAGCAGCCAGGATACCACAGTCCACTGGAGGTAGGAAAGCTCACCCACCAAAGACAGAAAGAATCATTCATGAAAAGATAAACAGGAAAGAAAGGAGACTGGCCATAAGGTCAGCAGTTGCTGCAACAGCAAACCGGGATATTGTGGAAAGAAGAGGACACAGAATCGCAAACTTACCTCAAATACCATTTGTGGTTGATGATGAACTTGCAACAGTTAAAAGGACAAAAGAAACCCGTGAAATATTTGAAAAACTCGGGATAATGGACGATGTTGTAAGGGCTAAAACTGGTCATAAAATAAGGGCTGGAAGAGGTAAAACAAGGGGAAGAAAATACAAAAACCCAAAAGGACCACTAGTAGTTGTTGGCGAGGATAAAGGAATAAGCCTCGGTGCAAGAAACCACGCAGGCGTTGACGTTGTTGTTGTGGATAATTTAAATGCAGAACTTCTAGCTCCTGGAACTCATCCTGGAAGACTCACAATTTACACAAAATCAGCTGTTGAAAAGTTAGGAGAACTTTTCAAGCAATAA
- a CDS encoding 50S ribosomal protein L2, with the protein MGKRLIIQRRGRGTPTYKSASHRFRGKIAYRSYDDIEKQGSLKGQVVDIIHDPGRTAPVALIKFENDEKRLILAPEGIQINDEVECGISAPINPGNSLPLGEIPEGTPLYNLENNPGDGGKFVRSSGTYASLITHDVGKAIIELPSGELKAFNPRCRATIGVVAGGGRKDKPYLKAGNRYYALNAKGKKSVSVRGVAMNAVDHPHGGGNKQHPGKPTTVSRNAPAGRKVGSIAASRTGKRR; encoded by the coding sequence ATGGGAAAACGATTAATAATCCAGAGGAGAGGAAGAGGAACTCCTACTTACAAAAGTGCATCGCACAGGTTCAGGGGAAAAATAGCTTACAGATCCTACGATGACATTGAGAAACAGGGTAGTCTTAAGGGGCAAGTAGTGGACATAATACACGACCCAGGTAGGACAGCTCCAGTTGCACTTATTAAATTTGAAAATGATGAAAAAAGACTTATTTTAGCACCTGAAGGAATACAAATAAATGATGAGGTGGAATGCGGAATTTCAGCACCAATAAATCCTGGAAACTCATTACCTCTCGGTGAAATTCCTGAAGGAACACCATTATACAACCTTGAAAACAATCCTGGAGACGGCGGTAAATTCGTCAGATCTTCTGGAACTTACGCTTCTTTAATAACACACGATGTTGGTAAAGCAATTATAGAATTACCTTCAGGTGAATTAAAGGCATTCAACCCCCGCTGCAGAGCAACCATAGGTGTTGTTGCAGGTGGAGGAAGAAAGGATAAACCATACCTCAAAGCAGGAAACAGGTACTACGCACTCAATGCTAAGGGTAAAAAATCAGTTAGTGTTAGAGGAGTGGCAATGAACGCTGTAGATCACCCACACGGTGGAGGAAACAAACAGCACCCTGGTAAACCAACAACAGTTTCAAGAAACGCACCAGCAGGAAGGAAAGTTGGTTCAATAGCTGCTAGCAGGACAGGTAAAAGGAGATAA
- a CDS encoding biotin--[acetyl-CoA-carboxylase] ligase, with amino-acid sequence MKNSILKILHKTLENYVSEDEITSQFNISRTELRDHIQTLRDDGYFIEYSPKQGYRLLKTTNLYLPCELQKDLKTDYIGHEIHYFNEVDSTNNVAKELAKDGAVEGTIVIAESQSMGRGRRGKKWISPEGGIWMSIILRPKINPAKAPQLTLVTGVAVAETLKNECGLDVGIKWPNDILVGEKKVCGILTEAQATTKKVEYLIVGIGIDLNVDVKLFPPKLREGATSLKNELEKEIHSAELIQKFLLNFENRYNEFKEDKFPEILKQWRMFSKTIGSYVEVHKRGRTVKGEAVGINKDGILILELEDGSLEKVVSGECIHVKK; translated from the coding sequence ATGAAAAACAGTATACTGAAAATTCTTCATAAAACCCTGGAAAATTATGTTTCAGAGGATGAGATTACATCCCAATTCAACATTTCAAGAACAGAACTGCGGGATCATATCCAAACCTTGAGAGATGATGGATATTTCATAGAATACTCTCCTAAACAGGGTTACAGGCTTCTGAAAACCACAAATCTTTATTTACCATGTGAACTTCAAAAAGACCTTAAAACAGATTACATTGGGCATGAAATCCATTATTTCAATGAGGTTGATTCAACCAACAATGTTGCGAAGGAACTTGCCAAAGACGGAGCAGTTGAAGGTACAATTGTAATAGCAGAAAGCCAGAGTATGGGAAGGGGAAGGCGCGGCAAAAAATGGATTTCACCAGAAGGTGGAATCTGGATGAGTATAATTCTCAGGCCGAAAATAAATCCTGCCAAAGCCCCACAGCTCACTTTAGTCACAGGAGTTGCAGTTGCAGAAACCCTTAAAAATGAATGCGGACTTGACGTGGGCATAAAATGGCCCAATGACATCCTTGTAGGCGAAAAAAAGGTATGCGGCATACTTACAGAAGCTCAAGCCACTACAAAAAAGGTGGAATACCTTATTGTCGGAATAGGAATTGATCTGAACGTTGATGTAAAGCTCTTCCCTCCAAAATTAAGGGAAGGCGCAACATCACTTAAAAATGAGCTTGAAAAGGAAATTCACAGCGCAGAACTTATCCAGAAATTCCTTTTAAACTTCGAAAACAGATACAATGAATTTAAAGAGGATAAATTCCCAGAAATACTTAAGCAATGGAGAATGTTCTCTAAAACGATTGGAAGCTATGTTGAAGTGCATAAACGTGGAAGAACTGTAAAAGGAGAAGCTGTAGGTATAAACAAGGACGGTATTTTGATACTGGAGCTTGAAGATGGAAGTCTTGAAAAAGTGGTATCAGGGGAATGCATACACGTTAAGAAATAA
- the yciH gene encoding stress response translation initiation inhibitor YciH, protein MKVCEICGLPEELCVCEEIAREIQKVKVYTVRRRFGKLMTIVEGIDEHDIDVRELTKELKAKCACGGTAKKGQIELQGDHKRRVKEVLAKMGFSSDTIEIKERDDRHRKRR, encoded by the coding sequence ATGAAAGTCTGTGAGATATGCGGTCTTCCAGAAGAACTTTGCGTCTGTGAGGAGATAGCCAGAGAAATTCAAAAGGTTAAGGTCTATACAGTAAGAAGAAGATTCGGAAAACTTATGACGATTGTCGAGGGAATAGATGAGCACGACATCGACGTAAGGGAATTAACAAAGGAACTTAAGGCCAAATGTGCCTGTGGAGGAACAGCGAAGAAGGGTCAAATAGAACTTCAAGGCGACCACAAAAGGAGAGTCAAGGAAGTTCTTGCAAAAATGGGCTTTTCTTCAGACACAATTGAAATAAAGGAAAGAGACGATAGACACAGAAAAAGACGTTAA
- a CDS encoding 30S ribosomal protein S4e: MAKMGSRKHLKRFKSPEHWPIHPKENKWTVKPSAGPHSIEESLPLLIIVRDILKVAENSREAKIIIGNGDILVDGRARKDYKFPVGFMDVIEIPKSEKVYRILPNHKGNLVLYPITKENAEFKLCRIEDKTTIKGGKTQLNLHDGRNCLVEKEYKSGDVVVVEVPEQTVTNHIKFESGTIGLITGGKHIGELGKIKEINVTRSSKSNTVLIETDDKKTFLTLTDYVFVIGKDKPVISLPGGN; encoded by the coding sequence ATGGCAAAGATGGGATCAAGAAAACATCTAAAACGTTTTAAATCACCAGAGCACTGGCCAATACACCCAAAAGAAAATAAATGGACTGTAAAACCAAGTGCAGGCCCACATTCAATTGAGGAATCATTACCATTACTTATCATAGTGCGAGATATTCTCAAAGTGGCTGAAAATTCAAGGGAAGCAAAAATAATCATCGGTAACGGTGATATTCTTGTGGACGGCCGTGCAAGAAAAGATTACAAATTCCCAGTGGGATTCATGGATGTAATCGAAATACCAAAATCTGAAAAAGTTTACAGAATATTACCAAATCACAAAGGTAACCTAGTTCTTTATCCTATAACCAAGGAAAATGCAGAATTTAAACTCTGCAGAATTGAGGATAAAACCACAATAAAAGGTGGTAAAACTCAGCTCAACCTCCACGACGGAAGGAATTGCCTTGTTGAAAAAGAATACAAATCAGGGGATGTTGTTGTGGTTGAAGTTCCGGAACAGACAGTTACGAACCACATTAAATTTGAAAGTGGTACAATTGGTCTTATAACCGGTGGTAAACACATAGGTGAACTTGGTAAAATTAAAGAAATAAACGTAACACGATCATCAAAATCAAATACTGTTTTAATTGAAACAGATGATAAAAAAACTTTCCTGACACTTACGGACTACGTTTTTGTCATAGGAAAAGACAAACCTGTTATTTCACTTCCCGGAGGTAACTAG
- the rpsS gene encoding 30S ribosomal protein S19, with the protein MAKKEFKYRGYTLEELQDMPLDNVIQLLPSRPRRSLKRGFLPRQKKVLEQIRKVKKEGNKNGRPQIIKTHCRDMVILPEMVGLTFGIHNGKEFVEVMIQPEMIGCYFGEFAITRQRVQHGDPGMGATRSSMFVPLK; encoded by the coding sequence TTGGCAAAAAAAGAATTCAAGTATCGCGGTTACACTCTAGAAGAGTTACAAGATATGCCACTAGATAATGTTATACAACTTTTACCATCTAGGCCAAGAAGATCCCTTAAAAGGGGATTTCTTCCAAGGCAAAAAAAGGTCTTAGAACAGATAAGAAAAGTTAAAAAAGAGGGCAATAAAAATGGAAGGCCTCAAATCATTAAAACTCACTGCAGGGATATGGTAATTCTTCCTGAAATGGTTGGGTTAACCTTTGGAATCCACAACGGAAAAGAGTTTGTTGAAGTAATGATACAGCCTGAAATGATTGGATGTTACTTCGGAGAATTCGCAATCACCAGACAGAGGGTTCAGCACGGAGATCCAGGTATGGGTGCAACAAGATCATCCATGTTTGTGCCTCTTAAATAA
- the rnp1 gene encoding ribonuclease P protein component 1 translates to MITPQNIFRHELIGLPVKVNESSHEGFIGIHGKVVDETKNTITVDVDGTEKQVPKNVATFHFKLPDGTVVEIDGRIIVARPEDRIKKKFRKYW, encoded by the coding sequence ATGATCACTCCACAAAACATATTCAGGCACGAGCTTATAGGCCTTCCTGTTAAGGTCAATGAAAGCTCACATGAAGGATTTATCGGGATACATGGAAAAGTTGTTGACGAAACAAAAAACACCATAACAGTGGATGTTGATGGAACTGAAAAACAGGTTCCTAAAAACGTTGCAACTTTCCATTTTAAACTGCCTGACGGTACAGTGGTTGAAATAGACGGCCGCATAATCGTTGCTCGCCCTGAGGATAGGATAAAGAAAAAATTCAGAAAATACTGGTAA
- the rplX gene encoding 50S ribosomal protein L24, which translates to MSKQPRKQRKLIYKAPLHIRHQLISVNLSEELRERYGRRSLPVKFGDTVKVMRGDFKDHEGKVEKIDLKNLRIMVEGASLQKPDGNKIYHPIHPSNLMLIELDLDDEERNNILERKG; encoded by the coding sequence ATGTCAAAACAGCCAAGGAAACAAAGGAAACTCATTTATAAGGCACCTTTACATATACGCCACCAATTAATAAGCGTCAATCTCAGTGAGGAGCTCAGGGAAAGATATGGAAGAAGATCTCTTCCTGTAAAATTCGGAGACACTGTTAAAGTGATGCGTGGCGATTTCAAGGATCATGAGGGAAAGGTCGAAAAGATCGATCTTAAAAATTTAAGAATAATGGTTGAGGGAGCATCACTTCAAAAACCTGATGGAAACAAAATTTACCATCCAATACACCCTTCAAACCTTATGTTAATTGAATTGGACCTTGATGATGAAGAAAGAAATAATATACTAGAAAGGAAGGGATAG
- a CDS encoding 50S ribosomal protein L23: protein MDPYAIIIKPQLTEKSMNAIDQNNELTFVVRRTANRTQIKAAFEELYAVKVERVNTQIRSTTGVKLAYIKLAAEHSAEDIAMKMGVF from the coding sequence ATGGATCCTTACGCAATAATAATAAAACCACAATTAACAGAAAAAAGTATGAATGCAATTGATCAGAATAATGAATTAACCTTTGTAGTTAGAAGAACTGCAAACAGGACTCAGATAAAAGCTGCATTTGAAGAACTTTATGCTGTGAAAGTTGAAAGGGTTAACACTCAAATAAGATCTACTACTGGTGTAAAGCTAGCTTACATAAAACTTGCAGCAGAACACAGTGCAGAAGATATAGCAATGAAAATGGGTGTATTCTGA
- a CDS encoding putative RNA uridine N3 methyltransferase, protein MAQKHLSIFIPASIIAETKDLRIRTYKVGLIGRSAAIYKADRIVVYSDDSTKEEVKFISDVLTYMNTPQYLRKKVFPLTRELKNVGILPPLRTPHHPTGELSLGDYRQGLTIKRTKKGTMVDIGAERLALCKEKLSVNKILSFKVEKIAKDNILIVPDIPEFYWGYKTISTYKNIYQSIRMLDPKPDLVIGTSRYAEPITSVLDEVKERLKGSKHTAILFGGPYSGLHDLISDQKEREVIDLEVNTVPSQGTKTVRTEEAVISTLSVFNLLSNAD, encoded by the coding sequence ATGGCACAAAAGCATTTATCCATCTTTATACCAGCTTCAATAATAGCTGAAACAAAAGATTTAAGAATAAGAACTTACAAAGTAGGCTTGATTGGAAGATCTGCAGCGATTTATAAAGCTGACAGAATCGTTGTTTACAGTGATGATTCAACAAAAGAAGAGGTAAAGTTTATTAGTGATGTCCTCACTTATATGAATACGCCTCAATACCTTAGAAAAAAGGTATTCCCTCTCACAAGGGAGTTGAAAAATGTCGGTATTCTTCCGCCACTTAGAACTCCACATCACCCAACTGGAGAACTCAGTTTAGGTGATTATAGACAGGGATTAACAATAAAAAGGACAAAAAAAGGCACTATGGTTGATATCGGTGCTGAAAGGCTTGCGCTTTGTAAGGAAAAACTTAGCGTAAATAAAATACTAAGCTTTAAAGTAGAGAAGATTGCAAAGGATAATATATTAATAGTTCCTGATATCCCAGAATTTTATTGGGGCTATAAAACAATATCTACTTATAAAAATATATATCAAAGCATCCGAATGTTGGATCCAAAGCCAGATCTGGTTATTGGAACATCGCGGTATGCAGAACCCATCACTTCTGTTTTAGACGAAGTAAAAGAACGTTTAAAGGGCTCCAAACACACGGCTATTTTGTTTGGTGGTCCATATTCAGGCTTACATGATCTTATCTCAGACCAGAAAGAAAGAGAAGTCATAGATCTTGAAGTTAATACTGTTCCCTCACAGGGGACTAAGACTGTAAGGACTGAAGAAGCTGTTATATCAACTTTATCTGTGTTTAACTTGCTCTCAAACGCAGACTAA
- a CDS encoding METTL5 family protein, with product MFKRQITKKRQLEIALQRIPSHMHPKVALEQYSTPAVIAADILWNAHAMGDIEGIKVVDLGCGTGILTVGSALLGAGEAVGVDVDPDAVEIAQSEALDIGLGERTRFISMDIKEFDEKADTVIQNPPFGAQKANKEADRQFMAKAIEIAPVAYSFHIKETENFVENFFKSIGGKVTHRFYYRFPIPHIYDFHKKEKVDVDVVVLRVEK from the coding sequence ATGTTTAAAAGGCAAATAACAAAAAAAAGACAGCTTGAAATTGCTTTGCAGCGTATTCCATCACACATGCATCCTAAAGTAGCTCTTGAACAGTATTCAACCCCTGCTGTGATAGCTGCAGATATTCTTTGGAATGCACATGCTATGGGGGATATTGAAGGTATAAAAGTTGTGGATCTTGGCTGTGGAACAGGTATCCTTACAGTTGGGTCTGCTCTCCTTGGTGCTGGTGAAGCTGTAGGTGTGGATGTGGACCCTGATGCTGTGGAAATTGCACAATCTGAGGCTTTGGACATTGGACTTGGTGAGAGAACCAGATTTATTTCAATGGATATCAAAGAGTTTGATGAGAAGGCAGACACCGTGATCCAGAACCCTCCATTTGGAGCTCAGAAAGCTAATAAAGAAGCTGACAGACAGTTCATGGCTAAAGCCATTGAAATTGCCCCTGTTGCTTATTCTTTCCATATAAAAGAAACAGAAAATTTTGTGGAGAACTTTTTCAAATCTATTGGAGGTAAAGTTACACACAGGTTTTATTACAGATTCCCGATACCCCACATTTATGACTTTCATAAAAAGGAAAAGGTTGATGTGGATGTGGTTGTTTTAAGGGTTGAAAAATAG
- the rplV gene encoding 50S ribosomal protein L22 — MSKIKYAYQDEYEGKTAKAAGRALKISPKHAVEICSAIRGMYLEEAQDYLEEVIEMTRPVPFKRHNKKVGHKRGLEGWPTGRYPVKASTQILEVLKNAEANAEYKGLDTENLKIVHISSHRGYVIKGWTARAFGRASPFNTPTTHVQIVLGEAETDD, encoded by the coding sequence ATGTCAAAGATTAAATACGCTTATCAAGATGAGTACGAAGGAAAAACAGCAAAAGCTGCAGGAAGAGCTCTCAAGATCTCCCCAAAACATGCTGTTGAGATATGCAGCGCCATAAGGGGAATGTACCTTGAAGAAGCCCAAGATTACCTGGAAGAAGTAATCGAGATGACTAGACCCGTACCATTCAAAAGACACAACAAAAAAGTGGGTCATAAAAGGGGTCTTGAGGGATGGCCAACAGGCCGATACCCTGTAAAAGCCTCAACCCAAATACTTGAAGTTCTTAAAAACGCAGAGGCAAACGCTGAATACAAGGGACTTGACACAGAAAACCTTAAAATCGTCCACATATCAAGCCACCGTGGTTATGTGATAAAAGGATGGACAGCAAGAGCATTTGGAAGGGCAAGCCCATTCAACACACCAACAACCCATGTACAGATAGTTCTAGGGGAGGCAGAGACTGATGATTGA
- a CDS encoding 30S ribosomal protein S17 — protein sequence MVGIDVKEPKTKCDDPNCPFHGTLPVRGQILEGIVTSEKAERTITVERSFYKFIRKYERYEKRKSKITAHKPDCIDVKVGDAVKIAECRRLSKTKNFVVVEVKGEN from the coding sequence ATGGTTGGAATCGATGTTAAAGAACCAAAAACAAAATGTGATGATCCCAATTGTCCGTTTCACGGAACTCTCCCTGTAAGAGGTCAAATATTAGAGGGAATTGTTACAAGTGAGAAGGCAGAAAGGACCATAACAGTAGAACGAAGTTTTTACAAATTCATCAGGAAATACGAAAGATACGAAAAAAGGAAATCAAAGATCACAGCACACAAACCTGACTGCATTGATGTTAAAGTCGGCGACGCTGTTAAAATTGCAGAATGCAGGCGTCTCAGTAAGACTAAAAACTTCGTTGTAGTGGAAGTGAAAGGAGAGAACTAA
- the rpl3p gene encoding 50S ribosomal protein L3, with translation MSRHHQPRKGSVAFSPRKRAASETPRITAWPETEEACLLGFPGYKVGMTHITMLDSRKSSPTEGMEISTPVTILEAPPIVVMGIRAYRQDTRGLKTLADILANDLDEDLQRTISLPKENDLEAKLKDFKEKMDEIVDIRVLVHTKPRLASVPKKKPEILECGVGGKTVAEKLDYAVSVLGKELNPSDVFADGEHTDSIAITKGKGFQGPVKRFGIRIQYGKAARSSKERHVGSIGPWNPSRTMWTVAMAGQMGYHKRTEFNKKILKIGGADEVDAVNPDGGFVKYGLVKNGYFIVKGSVPGPSKRLVMLRKAIRPHGKHDDVPQISYISTASKQGV, from the coding sequence ATGAGTAGACATCATCAACCAAGAAAAGGATCAGTTGCATTTAGTCCTAGGAAAAGAGCAGCTAGTGAAACACCACGAATAACTGCTTGGCCTGAGACTGAAGAAGCATGTCTCTTAGGATTTCCGGGCTATAAAGTGGGAATGACTCACATCACCATGCTAGACTCAAGGAAAAGTTCACCAACAGAGGGAATGGAAATATCAACACCAGTAACAATACTGGAAGCCCCTCCAATTGTTGTCATGGGAATAAGGGCCTACAGACAGGACACCCGTGGACTTAAAACTCTGGCAGATATTCTGGCAAATGATCTCGATGAAGATCTTCAAAGAACAATATCTTTGCCTAAAGAAAATGATTTAGAAGCCAAGTTAAAAGATTTCAAAGAAAAAATGGATGAAATAGTGGATATAAGGGTTTTAGTCCACACAAAACCAAGACTCGCAAGTGTTCCAAAGAAAAAACCGGAAATACTTGAATGTGGAGTCGGTGGAAAGACAGTTGCAGAAAAATTGGATTATGCTGTAAGTGTTCTTGGAAAAGAATTAAACCCTTCAGATGTTTTTGCTGACGGCGAACATACTGATTCAATAGCTATTACTAAAGGTAAAGGATTTCAGGGACCTGTTAAAAGGTTCGGTATTAGGATCCAGTACGGTAAAGCTGCAAGAAGTAGTAAAGAAAGACACGTTGGTTCAATAGGACCATGGAACCCTTCAAGGACCATGTGGACTGTTGCAATGGCAGGTCAAATGGGATACCACAAAAGGACAGAGTTTAACAAGAAAATCCTCAAGATAGGCGGTGCAGACGAAGTAGATGCTGTAAACCCAGATGGCGGATTTGTTAAATACGGTCTCGTGAAAAACGGCTACTTCATAGTTAAAGGATCTGTTCCAGGACCTTCAAAAAGGTTGGTAATGCTCAGAAAAGCTATTAGGCCCCACGGAAAACATGATGACGTTCCTCAGATATCATACATAAGTACAGCTTCTAAACAGGGAGTTTAA
- a CDS encoding acetyl-CoA carboxylase biotin carboxylase subunit: MFKKVLVANRGEIAIRIMRACRELDVKSIAVYSDADKNSLFAKYADEAYHIGESIPAKSYLNIEKIIDVAEKSGAEAIHPGYGFLAENPLLGEECEKHGIKLIGPKGQVIKDMGSKITSKTLMKKAGVPVVPGASKGISSADEAISMAEAIGYPVIVKASAGGGGIGMRTVYEEDEMMRAIESTQSVAASAFGDSTVYVEKYIEEPRHIEFQVLADEHGNTIHVADRECSIQRRHQKLIEEAPSPIMTDELRNKMGSAAVKAASAVGYTNAGTVEFIYSDGQFYFLEMNTRIQVEHPITEIVTGIDLVKEQIKIASGRELCCAQEDISVRGHAIECRINAEDPLNNFAPNPGKITGYRSPGGHGVRVDSGVYMNYSIPPFYDSMISKLIVLGRTRNEAIARMRRALSEYIILGVKTTIPFHKAMMTNSHFKKAELHTHFVDEHKKEIIANVEKVVQADKEMENRLKSTFLPSKKVAAVSAAVSSYMANSINNNTLER; the protein is encoded by the coding sequence ATGTTTAAAAAAGTCTTGGTTGCAAACCGTGGTGAAATAGCCATACGGATCATGAGGGCTTGCAGAGAACTGGATGTTAAAAGCATTGCTGTTTATTCAGACGCTGATAAAAATTCACTTTTTGCAAAGTACGCTGATGAAGCTTACCATATAGGTGAATCCATACCAGCTAAAAGCTACCTTAATATAGAAAAAATAATTGATGTTGCAGAAAAATCTGGGGCAGAAGCAATACATCCAGGCTACGGATTCCTCGCTGAAAACCCTCTCCTTGGAGAAGAATGTGAAAAACATGGAATCAAACTTATAGGACCTAAAGGTCAAGTCATAAAAGATATGGGGAGCAAAATAACCTCTAAAACTCTTATGAAAAAAGCAGGAGTTCCTGTTGTTCCGGGGGCAAGTAAAGGGATAAGCAGCGCGGATGAAGCTATTTCCATGGCTGAAGCCATAGGATACCCAGTTATTGTAAAGGCATCTGCTGGTGGTGGCGGAATAGGTATGAGAACTGTTTATGAGGAAGATGAAATGATGAGGGCGATAGAGTCCACCCAGTCCGTTGCAGCTTCTGCCTTTGGAGACTCCACAGTGTACGTGGAAAAGTACATAGAAGAACCAAGGCACATAGAATTTCAGGTACTGGCAGATGAACATGGAAACACCATCCACGTTGCAGACAGGGAATGTTCCATCCAGAGAAGGCATCAAAAGCTCATAGAAGAAGCACCATCACCCATAATGACAGATGAACTTCGAAATAAGATGGGATCAGCTGCTGTGAAAGCTGCCTCTGCTGTAGGATACACAAACGCGGGTACAGTCGAGTTCATATATTCAGATGGACAGTTTTACTTTTTAGAAATGAACACCCGTATACAGGTTGAACATCCAATAACAGAAATTGTAACGGGTATTGATCTTGTAAAAGAACAGATCAAGATAGCTTCAGGCAGGGAACTCTGCTGTGCACAGGAAGACATTTCAGTTAGGGGTCACGCAATAGAGTGCCGTATCAATGCAGAGGATCCATTAAATAATTTCGCACCCAACCCTGGTAAAATTACAGGTTACCGTTCACCTGGAGGTCACGGCGTGCGGGTTGACAGTGGAGTGTACATGAATTACTCCATACCCCCGTTCTATGATTCAATGATATCCAAACTCATAGTTCTTGGAAGAACACGTAACGAAGCTATAGCACGTATGAGAAGGGCACTTTCCGAGTACATAATTCTGGGAGTTAAAACAACCATTCCATTCCATAAAGCAATGATGACAAACAGCCATTTCAAAAAAGCGGAACTCCACACGCACTTTGTCGATGAACACAAGAAGGAAATCATAGCAAATGTGGAAAAAGTTGTTCAGGCAGATAAAGAAATGGAAAACAGACTAAAATCAACGTTTTTACCATCAAAAAAAGTTGCAGCAGTGTCCGCAGCTGTTTCAAGTTACATGGCTAACTCCATTAATAACAATACCCTGGAGAGGTAG
- the rpmC gene encoding 50S ribosomal protein L29: MVILRSKEIRAMATEDVQAKLDELKAEYAKNISKSAAAGIYENPGKIKELKRTIARVLTIMNEKNQEK, from the coding sequence ATGGTAATATTAAGAAGCAAGGAAATACGGGCAATGGCAACGGAAGATGTCCAGGCTAAACTGGATGAACTCAAAGCAGAATATGCGAAAAATATCTCAAAAAGCGCCGCAGCTGGAATTTATGAAAATCCCGGTAAAATCAAGGAACTTAAGAGAACAATCGCACGTGTCCTTACTATAATGAACGAAAAAAACCAGGAGAAATAA